The following proteins are co-located in the Peromyscus maniculatus bairdii isolate BWxNUB_F1_BW_parent chromosome 23, HU_Pman_BW_mat_3.1, whole genome shotgun sequence genome:
- the LOC143270451 gene encoding disks large homolog 5-like, which translates to MKFVGKWMEEDTEEGATRKASSTPFLFTEQQQQLNQVEKLKLQLQMMTNDRNELREFLAHYKNNELNNSTLYSQHLREQTQLKEKLKMLLEEKKKLQGEQILLQESHAEAKRLREEAHEKIYDLWTRQLQEHQRLEENLQSLMKQKELFTRQRDLAVKLQHHFTVSQMRFENLQVELEQTTAQEESLLQKELLVQKHYVPAPLQKTEKAGRSERHLESMIFYTPGSRPPQKLPPLFNCELTSEANINLPSGHPATI; encoded by the exons gggcgactaggaaggcatcatccacacccttcttatTCACtgagcagcaacagcagctgaaccaggtggaaaaactgaaacttcagctacagatgatgaccaatgacaggaatgaactgcgtgaattcctggcccattacaaaaacaatgagttgaacaacag caccctctacagtcagcacctgagagaacagactcagctgaaagaaaaattgaaaatgttgctagaggaaaagaaaaagctgcagggggagcagattttactacaagagtcgCATGCGGAGGCAAAGAGGCTCCGTgaagaggcccatgagaagatctatgacctctggacaaggcagctgcag gaacatcaaagacttgaggaaaatcttcagtccctgatgaagcagaaggagctgttcacccggcaaagggacttggcagtaaagctgcagcatcacttcactgtgtcccagatgag gtttgaaaatcTCCAGgtggaactggagcagaccacagcccaggaagagagcctcctgcagaaggagctgctggtgcagaaacactatgttccag cacctcttcagaaaactgagaaggctggaagaagcgaGAGACACCTTGAAAGCATgatattctacactccaggttcacggcCTCCTCAGAAATTGCCACCTCTTTTCAActgtgaactcactagtgaggcaaatatcaacctaccatcaggccatccagccacaatctga